Proteins encoded in a region of the Ornithodoros turicata isolate Travis chromosome 3, ASM3712646v1, whole genome shotgun sequence genome:
- the LOC135389102 gene encoding multiple C2 and transmembrane domain-containing protein 1-like isoform X3 has protein sequence MKASSNASKQAVKSKSPVLSEKLSSTSSTTAAPAKRSAKKQSTRGSSPGKTSTEPQTAATPPMAIATKDTIASILLLKGCELEGVDDVYLCDPYVVFQIGAEHYTSRVIREASDPVWNEKFDIFISNGKSMVLDVIIMDKNENASTQFIARFRINLAKYNYNTTYEVRQDLDDDAGRLFFQVTLLEPNRLLQGDVFDLPSFTTLYYMRREIAKKYGWSVFGDWSDIGQVMLIVYMAKDVAARHLEDRINPFCVVELADKKIHSDIQKSTINPVWNCLIRIRKIPDLHAALQITVLNDFTRQEFLGTIAFPLVMMERRKMLWFPLKDEYLSTDTGGEIFIEFDMIYNPIRAALRSFQEKPAPPAPLADTSLARETLTRNVRRTKNLFKRYVAVKNLFLKSFDWESVPLSAFSFSLVWLSLYLQPYMLPWLGIVGLIVIQVAIKYWNVLEPPIEEKRRSSLSLSERLAGLQEAAEAMQNTLGKGSSIGERILNALTFRYPYVSRMLIVLLVVSGFLCYYVHLRYWILIWVLHKHWKGFRRYYLGKLGEARQRTNKIWNLISRTPDDYEQSRYSKPKPGDPQKQTEPGYITRSITYGRP, from the exons ATGAAGGCATCATCGAACGCTTCCAAACAAGCCGTTAAATCCAAGTCCCCGGTCCTTTCGGAGAAACTCTCAAGTACTTCGTCAACAACGGCGGCACCGGCAAAGCGTTCCGCCAAAAAGCAGTCGACAAGAGGCTCGAGTCCAGGGAAAACAAGCACCGAACCACAGACTGCCGCAACGCCACCAATGGCCATCGCTACAAAAGACACGATTGCCTCAATTTTGCTTCTGAAAGGCTGCGAGTTAGAAGGGGTAGACGATGTCTACTTATGCGACCCGTACGTCGTGTTTCAGATTGGAGCAGAACATTACACTAGCCGG GTCATTCGTGAAGCCAGCGACCCTGTTTGGAACGAAAAGTTTGACATCTTCATTAGCAACGGGAAATCAATGGTATTGGATGTTATCATAATGGATAAAAATGAGAATGCCAGCACACAGTTCATAGCCAG ATTTCGTATCAACCTGGCAAAGTACAACTACAACACAACGTACGAAGTTCGGCAGGACCTCGACGACGATGCGGGAAGACTGTTCTTCCAGGTGACCCTGCTGGAACCGAATCGTCTTTTACAGGGCGACGTCTTCGACCTGCCTTCTTTCACCACACTCTATTACATGCGCCGTGAGATCGCCAAGAAATAC GGCTGGAGCGTCTTTGGCGATTGGAGCGATATTGGCCAAGTTATGCTTATAG TGTACATGGCGAAGGACGTGGCTGCACGACACCTCGAAGACAGGATCAACCCCTTTTGTGTTGTGGAGCTGGCTGATAAGAAAATTCATTCGGACATTCAAAAATCCACCATCAACCCTGTCTGGAATTGCCTGATCAGAAT AAGGAAGATCCCTGACCTACACGCCGCGCTGCAGATTACTGTCCTCAATGATTTCACCAGGCAGGAATTCCTCGGAACCATCGCTTTCCCTCTCGTCATG atggaGCGACGTAAGATGCTGTGGTTTCCGCTGAAGGATGAATACCTCTCGACGGACACTGGGGGAGAAATATTTATCGAATTTGACATGATTTACAATCCG ATTAGAGCTGCCTTAAGAAGCTTTCAGGAGAAACCGGCTCCACCAGCTCCACTAGCGGACACATCACTCGCTAGGGAG ACACTGACGCGAAATGTGCGTCGAACGAAGAACTTGTTCAAGCGCTACGTCGCAGTGAAGAACTTGTTCCTCAAGTCTTTCGACTGGGAAAGTGTTCCTTTGTCCGCCTTCTCTTTC TCCTTGGTGTGGCTGTCGTTATACCTTCAGCCTTACATGCTTCCCTGGTTGGGCATTGTCGGTTTAATCGTCATACAGGTGGCAATCAAATACTGGAATGTACTGGAACCG CCTATAGAAGAAAAACGACGGTCAAGT CTGTCCTTGTCAGAAAGGCTGGCCGGACTGCAAGAAGCTGCAGAAGCGATGCAGAACACGCTCGGCAAGGGCTCTTCCATCGGCGAACGCATTCTAAA CGCCCTTACATTTCGCTACCCCTACGTGTCCCGGATGCTAATCGTCCTCCTTGTCGTGTCTGGCTTTCTTTGCTACTACGTGCACCTTCGATACTGGATACTCATATGGG TTCTTCATAAACACTGGAAAGGATTTCGACGTTATTACTTGGGCAAACTTGGCGAGGCGAGACAACGGACAAACAAGATCTGGAACCTTATCAGCAGAACACCGGACGACTACGAACAA AGCCGTTATTCTAAGCCCAAGCCCGGCGATCCTCAGAAGCAGACGGAGCCTGGCTACATCACAAGGTCCATAACCTATGGGCGACCATAG
- the LOC135389102 gene encoding multiple C2 and transmembrane domain-containing protein 1-like isoform X6: MKASSNASKQAVKSKSPVLSEKLSSTSSTTAAPAKRSAKKQSTRGSSPGKTSTEPQTAATPPMAIATKDTIASILLLKGCELEGVDDVYLCDPYVVFQIGAEHYTSRVIREASDPVWNEKFDIFISNGKSMVLDVIIMDKNENASTQFIARFRINLAKYNYNTTYEVRQDLDDDAGRLFFQVTLLEPNRLLQGDVFDLPSFTTLYYMRREIAKKYGWSVFGDWSDIGQVMLIVYMAKDVAARHLEDRINPFCVVELADKKIHSDIQKSTINPVWNCLIRIRKIPDLHAALQITVLNDFTRQEFLGTIAFPLVMMERRKMLWFPLKDEYLSTDTGGEIFIEFDMIYNPIRAALRSFQEKPAPPAPLADTSLAREPIEEKRRSSLSLSERLAGLQEAAEAMQNTLGKGSSIGERILNALTFRYPYVSRMLIVLLVVSGFLCYYVHLRYWILIWVLHKHWKGFRRYYLGKLGEARQRTNKIWNLISRTPDDYEQSRYSKPKPGDPQKQTEPGYITRSITYGRP, from the exons ATGAAGGCATCATCGAACGCTTCCAAACAAGCCGTTAAATCCAAGTCCCCGGTCCTTTCGGAGAAACTCTCAAGTACTTCGTCAACAACGGCGGCACCGGCAAAGCGTTCCGCCAAAAAGCAGTCGACAAGAGGCTCGAGTCCAGGGAAAACAAGCACCGAACCACAGACTGCCGCAACGCCACCAATGGCCATCGCTACAAAAGACACGATTGCCTCAATTTTGCTTCTGAAAGGCTGCGAGTTAGAAGGGGTAGACGATGTCTACTTATGCGACCCGTACGTCGTGTTTCAGATTGGAGCAGAACATTACACTAGCCGG GTCATTCGTGAAGCCAGCGACCCTGTTTGGAACGAAAAGTTTGACATCTTCATTAGCAACGGGAAATCAATGGTATTGGATGTTATCATAATGGATAAAAATGAGAATGCCAGCACACAGTTCATAGCCAG ATTTCGTATCAACCTGGCAAAGTACAACTACAACACAACGTACGAAGTTCGGCAGGACCTCGACGACGATGCGGGAAGACTGTTCTTCCAGGTGACCCTGCTGGAACCGAATCGTCTTTTACAGGGCGACGTCTTCGACCTGCCTTCTTTCACCACACTCTATTACATGCGCCGTGAGATCGCCAAGAAATAC GGCTGGAGCGTCTTTGGCGATTGGAGCGATATTGGCCAAGTTATGCTTATAG TGTACATGGCGAAGGACGTGGCTGCACGACACCTCGAAGACAGGATCAACCCCTTTTGTGTTGTGGAGCTGGCTGATAAGAAAATTCATTCGGACATTCAAAAATCCACCATCAACCCTGTCTGGAATTGCCTGATCAGAAT AAGGAAGATCCCTGACCTACACGCCGCGCTGCAGATTACTGTCCTCAATGATTTCACCAGGCAGGAATTCCTCGGAACCATCGCTTTCCCTCTCGTCATG atggaGCGACGTAAGATGCTGTGGTTTCCGCTGAAGGATGAATACCTCTCGACGGACACTGGGGGAGAAATATTTATCGAATTTGACATGATTTACAATCCG ATTAGAGCTGCCTTAAGAAGCTTTCAGGAGAAACCGGCTCCACCAGCTCCACTAGCGGACACATCACTCGCTAGGGAG CCTATAGAAGAAAAACGACGGTCAAGT CTGTCCTTGTCAGAAAGGCTGGCCGGACTGCAAGAAGCTGCAGAAGCGATGCAGAACACGCTCGGCAAGGGCTCTTCCATCGGCGAACGCATTCTAAA CGCCCTTACATTTCGCTACCCCTACGTGTCCCGGATGCTAATCGTCCTCCTTGTCGTGTCTGGCTTTCTTTGCTACTACGTGCACCTTCGATACTGGATACTCATATGGG TTCTTCATAAACACTGGAAAGGATTTCGACGTTATTACTTGGGCAAACTTGGCGAGGCGAGACAACGGACAAACAAGATCTGGAACCTTATCAGCAGAACACCGGACGACTACGAACAA AGCCGTTATTCTAAGCCCAAGCCCGGCGATCCTCAGAAGCAGACGGAGCCTGGCTACATCACAAGGTCCATAACCTATGGGCGACCATAG
- the LOC135389102 gene encoding multiple C2 and transmembrane domain-containing protein 1-like isoform X4, with the protein MKASSNASKQAVKSKSPVLSEKLSSTSSTTAAPAKRSAKKQSTRGSSPGKTSTEPQTAATPPMAIATKDTIASILLLKGCELEGVDDVYLCDPYVVFQIGAEHYTSRVIREASDPVWNEKFDIFISNGKSMVLDVIIMDKNENASTQFIARFRINLAKYNYNTTYEVRQDLDDDAGRLFFQVTLLEPNRLLQGDVFDLPSFTTLYYMRREIAKKYGWSVFGDWSDIGQVMLIVYMAKDVAARHLEDRINPFCVVELADKKIHSDIQKSTINPVWNCLIRIRKIPDLHAALQITVLNDFTRQEFLGTIAFPLVMMERRKMLWFPLKDEYLSTDTGGEIFIEFDMIYNPIRAALRSFQEKPAPPAPLADTSLARETLTRNVRRTKNLFKRYVAVKNLFLKSFDWESVPLSAFSFVSLVWLSLYLQPYMLPWLGIVGLIVIQVAIKYWNVLEPLSLSERLAGLQEAAEAMQNTLGKGSSIGERILNALTFRYPYVSRMLIVLLVVSGFLCYYVHLRYWILIWVLHKHWKGFRRYYLGKLGEARQRTNKIWNLISRTPDDYEQSRYSKPKPGDPQKQTEPGYITRSITYGRP; encoded by the exons ATGAAGGCATCATCGAACGCTTCCAAACAAGCCGTTAAATCCAAGTCCCCGGTCCTTTCGGAGAAACTCTCAAGTACTTCGTCAACAACGGCGGCACCGGCAAAGCGTTCCGCCAAAAAGCAGTCGACAAGAGGCTCGAGTCCAGGGAAAACAAGCACCGAACCACAGACTGCCGCAACGCCACCAATGGCCATCGCTACAAAAGACACGATTGCCTCAATTTTGCTTCTGAAAGGCTGCGAGTTAGAAGGGGTAGACGATGTCTACTTATGCGACCCGTACGTCGTGTTTCAGATTGGAGCAGAACATTACACTAGCCGG GTCATTCGTGAAGCCAGCGACCCTGTTTGGAACGAAAAGTTTGACATCTTCATTAGCAACGGGAAATCAATGGTATTGGATGTTATCATAATGGATAAAAATGAGAATGCCAGCACACAGTTCATAGCCAG ATTTCGTATCAACCTGGCAAAGTACAACTACAACACAACGTACGAAGTTCGGCAGGACCTCGACGACGATGCGGGAAGACTGTTCTTCCAGGTGACCCTGCTGGAACCGAATCGTCTTTTACAGGGCGACGTCTTCGACCTGCCTTCTTTCACCACACTCTATTACATGCGCCGTGAGATCGCCAAGAAATAC GGCTGGAGCGTCTTTGGCGATTGGAGCGATATTGGCCAAGTTATGCTTATAG TGTACATGGCGAAGGACGTGGCTGCACGACACCTCGAAGACAGGATCAACCCCTTTTGTGTTGTGGAGCTGGCTGATAAGAAAATTCATTCGGACATTCAAAAATCCACCATCAACCCTGTCTGGAATTGCCTGATCAGAAT AAGGAAGATCCCTGACCTACACGCCGCGCTGCAGATTACTGTCCTCAATGATTTCACCAGGCAGGAATTCCTCGGAACCATCGCTTTCCCTCTCGTCATG atggaGCGACGTAAGATGCTGTGGTTTCCGCTGAAGGATGAATACCTCTCGACGGACACTGGGGGAGAAATATTTATCGAATTTGACATGATTTACAATCCG ATTAGAGCTGCCTTAAGAAGCTTTCAGGAGAAACCGGCTCCACCAGCTCCACTAGCGGACACATCACTCGCTAGGGAG ACACTGACGCGAAATGTGCGTCGAACGAAGAACTTGTTCAAGCGCTACGTCGCAGTGAAGAACTTGTTCCTCAAGTCTTTCGACTGGGAAAGTGTTCCTTTGTCCGCCTTCTCTTTCGTC TCCTTGGTGTGGCTGTCGTTATACCTTCAGCCTTACATGCTTCCCTGGTTGGGCATTGTCGGTTTAATCGTCATACAGGTGGCAATCAAATACTGGAATGTACTGGAACCG CTGTCCTTGTCAGAAAGGCTGGCCGGACTGCAAGAAGCTGCAGAAGCGATGCAGAACACGCTCGGCAAGGGCTCTTCCATCGGCGAACGCATTCTAAA CGCCCTTACATTTCGCTACCCCTACGTGTCCCGGATGCTAATCGTCCTCCTTGTCGTGTCTGGCTTTCTTTGCTACTACGTGCACCTTCGATACTGGATACTCATATGGG TTCTTCATAAACACTGGAAAGGATTTCGACGTTATTACTTGGGCAAACTTGGCGAGGCGAGACAACGGACAAACAAGATCTGGAACCTTATCAGCAGAACACCGGACGACTACGAACAA AGCCGTTATTCTAAGCCCAAGCCCGGCGATCCTCAGAAGCAGACGGAGCCTGGCTACATCACAAGGTCCATAACCTATGGGCGACCATAG
- the LOC135389102 gene encoding multiple C2 and transmembrane domain-containing protein 1-like isoform X1: MKASSNASKQAVKSKSPVLSEKLSSTSSTTAAPAKRSAKKQSTRGSSPGKTSTEPQTAATPPMAIATKDTIASILLLKGCELEGVDDVYLCDPYVVFQIGAEHYTSRVIREASDPVWNEKFDIFISNGKSMVLDVIIMDKNENASTQFIARFRINLAKYNYNTTYEVRQDLDDDAGRLFFQVTLLEPNRLLQGDVFDLPSFTTLYYMRREIAKKYGWSVFGDWSDIGQVMLIVYMAKDVAARHLEDRINPFCVVELADKKIHSDIQKSTINPVWNCLIRIRKIPDLHAALQITVLNDFTRQEFLGTIAFPLVMMERRKMLWFPLKDEYLSTDTGGEIFIEFDMIYNPIRAALRSFQEKPAPPAPLADTSLARETLTRNVRRTKNLFKRYVAVKNLFLKSFDWESVPLSAFSFVSLVWLSLYLQPYMLPWLGIVGLIVIQVAIKYWNVLEPPIEEKRRSSLSLSERLAGLQEAAEAMQNTLGKGSSIGERILNALTFRYPYVSRMLIVLLVVSGFLCYYVHLRYWILIWVLHKHWKGFRRYYLGKLGEARQRTNKIWNLISRTPDDYEQSRYSKPKPGDPQKQTEPGYITRSITYGRP, translated from the exons ATGAAGGCATCATCGAACGCTTCCAAACAAGCCGTTAAATCCAAGTCCCCGGTCCTTTCGGAGAAACTCTCAAGTACTTCGTCAACAACGGCGGCACCGGCAAAGCGTTCCGCCAAAAAGCAGTCGACAAGAGGCTCGAGTCCAGGGAAAACAAGCACCGAACCACAGACTGCCGCAACGCCACCAATGGCCATCGCTACAAAAGACACGATTGCCTCAATTTTGCTTCTGAAAGGCTGCGAGTTAGAAGGGGTAGACGATGTCTACTTATGCGACCCGTACGTCGTGTTTCAGATTGGAGCAGAACATTACACTAGCCGG GTCATTCGTGAAGCCAGCGACCCTGTTTGGAACGAAAAGTTTGACATCTTCATTAGCAACGGGAAATCAATGGTATTGGATGTTATCATAATGGATAAAAATGAGAATGCCAGCACACAGTTCATAGCCAG ATTTCGTATCAACCTGGCAAAGTACAACTACAACACAACGTACGAAGTTCGGCAGGACCTCGACGACGATGCGGGAAGACTGTTCTTCCAGGTGACCCTGCTGGAACCGAATCGTCTTTTACAGGGCGACGTCTTCGACCTGCCTTCTTTCACCACACTCTATTACATGCGCCGTGAGATCGCCAAGAAATAC GGCTGGAGCGTCTTTGGCGATTGGAGCGATATTGGCCAAGTTATGCTTATAG TGTACATGGCGAAGGACGTGGCTGCACGACACCTCGAAGACAGGATCAACCCCTTTTGTGTTGTGGAGCTGGCTGATAAGAAAATTCATTCGGACATTCAAAAATCCACCATCAACCCTGTCTGGAATTGCCTGATCAGAAT AAGGAAGATCCCTGACCTACACGCCGCGCTGCAGATTACTGTCCTCAATGATTTCACCAGGCAGGAATTCCTCGGAACCATCGCTTTCCCTCTCGTCATG atggaGCGACGTAAGATGCTGTGGTTTCCGCTGAAGGATGAATACCTCTCGACGGACACTGGGGGAGAAATATTTATCGAATTTGACATGATTTACAATCCG ATTAGAGCTGCCTTAAGAAGCTTTCAGGAGAAACCGGCTCCACCAGCTCCACTAGCGGACACATCACTCGCTAGGGAG ACACTGACGCGAAATGTGCGTCGAACGAAGAACTTGTTCAAGCGCTACGTCGCAGTGAAGAACTTGTTCCTCAAGTCTTTCGACTGGGAAAGTGTTCCTTTGTCCGCCTTCTCTTTCGTC TCCTTGGTGTGGCTGTCGTTATACCTTCAGCCTTACATGCTTCCCTGGTTGGGCATTGTCGGTTTAATCGTCATACAGGTGGCAATCAAATACTGGAATGTACTGGAACCG CCTATAGAAGAAAAACGACGGTCAAGT CTGTCCTTGTCAGAAAGGCTGGCCGGACTGCAAGAAGCTGCAGAAGCGATGCAGAACACGCTCGGCAAGGGCTCTTCCATCGGCGAACGCATTCTAAA CGCCCTTACATTTCGCTACCCCTACGTGTCCCGGATGCTAATCGTCCTCCTTGTCGTGTCTGGCTTTCTTTGCTACTACGTGCACCTTCGATACTGGATACTCATATGGG TTCTTCATAAACACTGGAAAGGATTTCGACGTTATTACTTGGGCAAACTTGGCGAGGCGAGACAACGGACAAACAAGATCTGGAACCTTATCAGCAGAACACCGGACGACTACGAACAA AGCCGTTATTCTAAGCCCAAGCCCGGCGATCCTCAGAAGCAGACGGAGCCTGGCTACATCACAAGGTCCATAACCTATGGGCGACCATAG
- the LOC135389102 gene encoding multiple C2 and transmembrane domain-containing protein 1-like isoform X2, which yields MKASSNASKQAVKSKSPVLSEKLSSTSSTTAAPAKRSAKKQSTRGSSPGKTSTEPQTAATPPMAIATKDTIASILLLKGCELEGVDDVYLCDPYVVFQIGAEHYTSRVIREASDPVWNEKFDIFISNGKSMVLDVIIMDKNENASTQFIARFRINLAKYNYNTTYEVRQDLDDDAGRLFFQVTLLEPNRLLQGDVFDLPSFTTLYYMRREIAKKYGWSVFGDWSDIGQVMLIVYMAKDVAARHLEDRINPFCVVELADKKIHSDIQKSTINPVWNCLIRMKIPDLHAALQITVLNDFTRQEFLGTIAFPLVMMERRKMLWFPLKDEYLSTDTGGEIFIEFDMIYNPIRAALRSFQEKPAPPAPLADTSLARETLTRNVRRTKNLFKRYVAVKNLFLKSFDWESVPLSAFSFVSLVWLSLYLQPYMLPWLGIVGLIVIQVAIKYWNVLEPPIEEKRRSSLSLSERLAGLQEAAEAMQNTLGKGSSIGERILNALTFRYPYVSRMLIVLLVVSGFLCYYVHLRYWILIWVLHKHWKGFRRYYLGKLGEARQRTNKIWNLISRTPDDYEQSRYSKPKPGDPQKQTEPGYITRSITYGRP from the exons ATGAAGGCATCATCGAACGCTTCCAAACAAGCCGTTAAATCCAAGTCCCCGGTCCTTTCGGAGAAACTCTCAAGTACTTCGTCAACAACGGCGGCACCGGCAAAGCGTTCCGCCAAAAAGCAGTCGACAAGAGGCTCGAGTCCAGGGAAAACAAGCACCGAACCACAGACTGCCGCAACGCCACCAATGGCCATCGCTACAAAAGACACGATTGCCTCAATTTTGCTTCTGAAAGGCTGCGAGTTAGAAGGGGTAGACGATGTCTACTTATGCGACCCGTACGTCGTGTTTCAGATTGGAGCAGAACATTACACTAGCCGG GTCATTCGTGAAGCCAGCGACCCTGTTTGGAACGAAAAGTTTGACATCTTCATTAGCAACGGGAAATCAATGGTATTGGATGTTATCATAATGGATAAAAATGAGAATGCCAGCACACAGTTCATAGCCAG ATTTCGTATCAACCTGGCAAAGTACAACTACAACACAACGTACGAAGTTCGGCAGGACCTCGACGACGATGCGGGAAGACTGTTCTTCCAGGTGACCCTGCTGGAACCGAATCGTCTTTTACAGGGCGACGTCTTCGACCTGCCTTCTTTCACCACACTCTATTACATGCGCCGTGAGATCGCCAAGAAATAC GGCTGGAGCGTCTTTGGCGATTGGAGCGATATTGGCCAAGTTATGCTTATAG TGTACATGGCGAAGGACGTGGCTGCACGACACCTCGAAGACAGGATCAACCCCTTTTGTGTTGTGGAGCTGGCTGATAAGAAAATTCATTCGGACATTCAAAAATCCACCATCAACCCTGTCTGGAATTGCCTGATCAGAAT GAAGATCCCTGACCTACACGCCGCGCTGCAGATTACTGTCCTCAATGATTTCACCAGGCAGGAATTCCTCGGAACCATCGCTTTCCCTCTCGTCATG atggaGCGACGTAAGATGCTGTGGTTTCCGCTGAAGGATGAATACCTCTCGACGGACACTGGGGGAGAAATATTTATCGAATTTGACATGATTTACAATCCG ATTAGAGCTGCCTTAAGAAGCTTTCAGGAGAAACCGGCTCCACCAGCTCCACTAGCGGACACATCACTCGCTAGGGAG ACACTGACGCGAAATGTGCGTCGAACGAAGAACTTGTTCAAGCGCTACGTCGCAGTGAAGAACTTGTTCCTCAAGTCTTTCGACTGGGAAAGTGTTCCTTTGTCCGCCTTCTCTTTCGTC TCCTTGGTGTGGCTGTCGTTATACCTTCAGCCTTACATGCTTCCCTGGTTGGGCATTGTCGGTTTAATCGTCATACAGGTGGCAATCAAATACTGGAATGTACTGGAACCG CCTATAGAAGAAAAACGACGGTCAAGT CTGTCCTTGTCAGAAAGGCTGGCCGGACTGCAAGAAGCTGCAGAAGCGATGCAGAACACGCTCGGCAAGGGCTCTTCCATCGGCGAACGCATTCTAAA CGCCCTTACATTTCGCTACCCCTACGTGTCCCGGATGCTAATCGTCCTCCTTGTCGTGTCTGGCTTTCTTTGCTACTACGTGCACCTTCGATACTGGATACTCATATGGG TTCTTCATAAACACTGGAAAGGATTTCGACGTTATTACTTGGGCAAACTTGGCGAGGCGAGACAACGGACAAACAAGATCTGGAACCTTATCAGCAGAACACCGGACGACTACGAACAA AGCCGTTATTCTAAGCCCAAGCCCGGCGATCCTCAGAAGCAGACGGAGCCTGGCTACATCACAAGGTCCATAACCTATGGGCGACCATAG
- the LOC135389102 gene encoding multiple C2 and transmembrane domain-containing protein 1-like isoform X5: MKASSNASKQAVKSKSPVLSEKLSSTSSTTAAPAKRSAKKQSTRGSSPGKTSTEPQTAATPPMAIATKDTIASILLLKGCELEGVDDVYLCDPYVVFQIGAEHYTSRVIREASDPVWNEKFDIFISNGKSMVLDVIIMDKNENASTQFIARFRINLAKYNYNTTYEVRQDLDDDAGRLFFQVTLLEPNRLLQGDVFDLPSFTTLYYMRREIAKKYGWSVFGDWSDIGQVMLIVYMAKDVAARHLEDRINPFCVVELADKKIHSDIQKSTINPVWNCLIRIRKIPDLHAALQITVLNDFTRQEFLGTIAFPLVMMERRKMLWFPLKDEYLSTDTGGEIFIEFDMIYNPIRAALRSFQEKPAPPAPLADTSLARESLVWLSLYLQPYMLPWLGIVGLIVIQVAIKYWNVLEPPIEEKRRSSLSLSERLAGLQEAAEAMQNTLGKGSSIGERILNALTFRYPYVSRMLIVLLVVSGFLCYYVHLRYWILIWVLHKHWKGFRRYYLGKLGEARQRTNKIWNLISRTPDDYEQSRYSKPKPGDPQKQTEPGYITRSITYGRP, from the exons ATGAAGGCATCATCGAACGCTTCCAAACAAGCCGTTAAATCCAAGTCCCCGGTCCTTTCGGAGAAACTCTCAAGTACTTCGTCAACAACGGCGGCACCGGCAAAGCGTTCCGCCAAAAAGCAGTCGACAAGAGGCTCGAGTCCAGGGAAAACAAGCACCGAACCACAGACTGCCGCAACGCCACCAATGGCCATCGCTACAAAAGACACGATTGCCTCAATTTTGCTTCTGAAAGGCTGCGAGTTAGAAGGGGTAGACGATGTCTACTTATGCGACCCGTACGTCGTGTTTCAGATTGGAGCAGAACATTACACTAGCCGG GTCATTCGTGAAGCCAGCGACCCTGTTTGGAACGAAAAGTTTGACATCTTCATTAGCAACGGGAAATCAATGGTATTGGATGTTATCATAATGGATAAAAATGAGAATGCCAGCACACAGTTCATAGCCAG ATTTCGTATCAACCTGGCAAAGTACAACTACAACACAACGTACGAAGTTCGGCAGGACCTCGACGACGATGCGGGAAGACTGTTCTTCCAGGTGACCCTGCTGGAACCGAATCGTCTTTTACAGGGCGACGTCTTCGACCTGCCTTCTTTCACCACACTCTATTACATGCGCCGTGAGATCGCCAAGAAATAC GGCTGGAGCGTCTTTGGCGATTGGAGCGATATTGGCCAAGTTATGCTTATAG TGTACATGGCGAAGGACGTGGCTGCACGACACCTCGAAGACAGGATCAACCCCTTTTGTGTTGTGGAGCTGGCTGATAAGAAAATTCATTCGGACATTCAAAAATCCACCATCAACCCTGTCTGGAATTGCCTGATCAGAAT AAGGAAGATCCCTGACCTACACGCCGCGCTGCAGATTACTGTCCTCAATGATTTCACCAGGCAGGAATTCCTCGGAACCATCGCTTTCCCTCTCGTCATG atggaGCGACGTAAGATGCTGTGGTTTCCGCTGAAGGATGAATACCTCTCGACGGACACTGGGGGAGAAATATTTATCGAATTTGACATGATTTACAATCCG ATTAGAGCTGCCTTAAGAAGCTTTCAGGAGAAACCGGCTCCACCAGCTCCACTAGCGGACACATCACTCGCTAGGGAG TCCTTGGTGTGGCTGTCGTTATACCTTCAGCCTTACATGCTTCCCTGGTTGGGCATTGTCGGTTTAATCGTCATACAGGTGGCAATCAAATACTGGAATGTACTGGAACCG CCTATAGAAGAAAAACGACGGTCAAGT CTGTCCTTGTCAGAAAGGCTGGCCGGACTGCAAGAAGCTGCAGAAGCGATGCAGAACACGCTCGGCAAGGGCTCTTCCATCGGCGAACGCATTCTAAA CGCCCTTACATTTCGCTACCCCTACGTGTCCCGGATGCTAATCGTCCTCCTTGTCGTGTCTGGCTTTCTTTGCTACTACGTGCACCTTCGATACTGGATACTCATATGGG TTCTTCATAAACACTGGAAAGGATTTCGACGTTATTACTTGGGCAAACTTGGCGAGGCGAGACAACGGACAAACAAGATCTGGAACCTTATCAGCAGAACACCGGACGACTACGAACAA AGCCGTTATTCTAAGCCCAAGCCCGGCGATCCTCAGAAGCAGACGGAGCCTGGCTACATCACAAGGTCCATAACCTATGGGCGACCATAG